Genomic window (Clostridia bacterium):
TGGGGATCGCCGTTCGTGTAGTCGATCGCGGCCGTCATGTAAAACGGTGTCTTCATGCTACCCCTCCTCAAAGGAAAGCGGCCGCGTCCCGAAAGGGACGAGGCCGCCTCGTGGTACCACCCTTTTTCCCCGCCGGCTTGCGCCGGCGAGCTCATGCGGTGCTCCGCACCGCGGCGATAACGGAGCCACCGGCGCGGCTACTCCCAGGCCAGCGCCTGCCCGGATTCGCCCGCGCACTCCGGAGCCATGCCCACCTGCGCCGCTGCCGCCGGCTTCCACCGTCCCGGCTCGCTGCGGGTGCGCTCGCAGGCGCCGCTCCATCCTCGCGTTGGTCGTTCCCTGAAGTGGCCCCAATTTTAAGGGGAGCCCACAGGGCTGTCAAATGCCTGCGCCGTTGCCAGACAGGTTTTCCAGAAAAAAGGGGAACCCGAGGGCTGGGTCCATCGTCGAAGAAACGGCAACCGAGTGAGGCGACGACCCCCAAAAACCGGCGCCAATGCGCGAAAGATTGTCGCCGAAAGGCCTTTGACTTTTTTTGCCGGCCGCTGGTAGGATTAGCCGAGAACGGCCCTTAATCGTGGGAAGGGGCGATTCGCATGATCAAGTCCACAGGGATCGTCCGCCGCGTCGACGACCTCGGCCGCGTGGTGATCCCCATCGAACTTCGCCGCACCCTCGACATCGGAGACAAGGACTCGCTGGAGATTTACGTGGACGGGGACAAGATCATCCTGCGCAAGTACGAGCCGGCGTGCGTGTTCTGCGGCAGCGCGCAGAACGTGCAGGTCTTCCGCAACAAGAACATCTGCCAGGACTGCATCGACCAGCTGGCTCGTTCCGCCCGCCTGTCGAGCGCCGTCTGACGCGGCAGTGCATTCGGAACCGGCCGCCTCGCGGCCGGTTCATCGTTCTTCGGGGCTGTCGCGACTGCTTAAGGCGTGCCGGTAGACATCGGACCGTTTCAACCCATGGGCCTTCGCCACGGCGGCCGCCGCCTTCGCGGGCGGCACCCCCTGTTGAAGCATCCGGGCGAGCTCGGCACGCCATGCGTCGCCCGCCTCCCCCGGAGCCTCTTCTGCGGGAGCGGGCGCCACCACGACCGTACACTCGCCGCGCACCGGTTCGGCCTGGCAGCGGGCGTGGAGTTCCGCCGCCGTCCCCCGCATGATTTCCTCGTGGATTTTTGTCAGCTCTCGCGCCACCGCGACGGCGTGCCCACCGCCGAACACCTCCGCGATGTCGCGCAGCAGCGCCGCGAGCCGCAGCGGCGACTCGAACAGCACGAGCGTCGCGCCGCGCGGCCGCCAGTCGCGCAGCAGCGCCCGCCGTTCCGCCGCCTTCCGCGGTGGAAAGCCGAGAAACGCGAAGGGCACGGGGGGAAAGCCGCTGAGCGCCAGCGCCGCCAGCACCGCGCTCGGCCCCGGACAGATCGTGACGGGGAGGCCCGCGCCGGCCACAGCCTCGACGATGCGCTGGCCCGGGTCCGAGACAGCCGGAGTGCCGGCGTCGCTGACCAGCGCGACCGTCTCCCCTGAGCGCACGCGCTCCACGACTTCGTCCGCGCGCGACCGCTCGTTGTGTTCGTGGCAGGAGAAGAGGGGCACGCGGATGTCATAGTGGCGAAGGAGCTTCAGCGTGTGGCGGGTGTCCTCGGCGTAGATCGCGTCCGCGGACCGCAGCGTTTCGAGGGCGCGAATCGTCATATCGCCGAGGTGGCCGATGGGCGTCGCCACCAGCACCAGCCGCCCGTTCACGATGCCGCCCGCCCCGCCCTCGCCAGCCGGACCAGGAGAACCTCGAAGGTCAGCACGGCGTTCACGTTCGCCTGCAGGGCCGCCCGGGCTTCCGCGAGCGCCTCGCGCGCCGCGTCGTGCGCGTGCGGCGGCACCGCCGCGGCGACCGCCTCGGCCGCCGCCGCGTCGCACCACGCGAGCCGGCCGCCCGTGCGCGCCGCGAAGGCGTCGCGCAGCGCCAGTTCCATCCACTCAAGGACGGCGAAACCCCGCCCGTGCCACTCCTTGAGCCGCTCCGCCCACTGCGTCGCGGCGACCGGCCCGGCGCCGAGCCCGTCCGCGAGGACCTCCAACACCCCATCCGCGGCCGCCCGCCACTCGGGATCCTGCACGTACGCCCGCGCGCGGCCGGGGTTGCCGCCCGAAAGCGCCGCCGCCCGGCGGGCCAGCCGCTCCTCCACGCCCTCGGCCACCAGACTGGCCACCACATCCGCCGCCGGCCACGGCCGGAACGGAACGGGGCGGCAACGCGACCGGATCGTCGGCAGGATGGCCTCCGGGCGGCTCGCCAGGAGAACGAACACGGCTCCGGCCGGCGGTTCCTCCAGTTCTTTCAACAGCCGGTTGCCGGCCTCTTCCGTGAGGCGCTCCGCGCCTTCGATCACGACGACGCGCCGGGAAGCCTGGAACGGCCGCCGCGCCACGAACGAGCACGCGTCCGCCACCTGCGCGATGCGCAGCGACGAGCCCTCCGGCTTCACCCAGAGAAGGTCGGGGTGCAGGCGCTCCCTTGCCATGGCGCAGTCGCGGCACGCGCCGCAACCGCCCTCCGGACACAGGAGCGCGGCCGCCCAGGCCTGGGCCGCCGCGTCCTGTCCCAGGCCCGGCTCGCCGTAAAACGCGTACCCGTGGGCCACGCGCCCGCTGCGCAGGTCCCGTTCCAACAGCCGGCCGGCCAAGCCGGGCGCCAGGCCGGCCGCTCCCGCGCCCGGAGCCGGCATCATACCTTCTCGAAACGCTCCACGTTCAGCACGAACACGGTCGCGCCGCCCACCGTGACCTCCACGGGGAACGGCACGTACGAGTCGGTCGCGCCGGCAGCCGAAGACAGCGGCGTGACGAGCTGCTCCCGCGCCCGGCAGACCTCGCGGATGACGCGCAGCACGCTCTCCACTTCCTCGTCGGCGCAGCCGATCAGGAACGTGGTGTTGCCCTCCCGCAGGAATCCACCCGTGCTGGCCAGCTTCGTCGCGCGGTGACCCTCGGCGACGAGCGTCTCCATCAGCTTGACGGCGTCCTTGTCCTGGATCACGGCGACCACCATCTTCATGCCGGCGTCCTCCCTTCGATGAGTCGCGTGACTGCGGTCCAGACCCGGTCGGCGACGACCTCTTGCGGAAGAGAGGCGTCGATCACGACGAACCGCTCCGGCTCCTCTTCCGCAAGCTTGAGATAGGCTTCGCGCACGCGCTCGTGAAACCTTGCGTCCCGGCGCTCGATGCGGTCCGCGTCGCCCTTGCGCCGCGCGCGCGCGAGGGCGGGGTCGACGTCGAAGAGAAACGTGAGGTCCGGCCACCTGCCGGCGACGGCCCAGTCGTTCAGGCGGCGGATCGCCTCAAGGCCCAACTCCAGCCCGCCGCCCTGGTACGCGAGGCTCGAATCGGCGTAACGGTCGCAGACGACCCACTTCCCCGACCGCAGGGCCGGCAGCAGGGCCGCGTCCACCATCTGCGCGCGGGCCGCGGCCATGAGCAGCGCTTCCGCCCGTGGAGACACATCGTATTCGCCCGAAAGCAGGATGGTTCGCAGCGCTTCGCCCAACGGCGTGCTGCCGGGCTCCCGCAGGAACACCGCGTCGACGCCGCGCTCCTGCAAGCGCTGGCACAGAATGCGCGCCTGGGTGGTCTTCCCGGAACGTTCGCCGCCCTCGAACGTGATGAGGCGGCCCATTCCGTCGCGCCCTTCCACGGCCGGGCCCGTCCCGTTCGACACCGTCAAAGGATCCGCTTCCCCAA
Coding sequences:
- the tmk gene encoding dTMP kinase, whose protein sequence is MGRLITFEGGERSGKTTQARILCQRLQERGVDAVFLREPGSTPLGEALRTILLSGEYDVSPRAEALLMAAARAQMVDAALLPALRSGKWVVCDRYADSSLAYQGGGLELGLEAIRRLNDWAVAGRWPDLTFLFDVDPALARARRKGDADRIERRDARFHERVREAYLKLAEEEPERFVVIDASLPQEVVADRVWTAVTRLIEGRTPA
- the holB gene encoding DNA polymerase III subunit delta' — encoded protein: MMPAPGAGAAGLAPGLAGRLLERDLRSGRVAHGYAFYGEPGLGQDAAAQAWAAALLCPEGGCGACRDCAMARERLHPDLLWVKPEGSSLRIAQVADACSFVARRPFQASRRVVVIEGAERLTEEAGNRLLKELEEPPAGAVFVLLASRPEAILPTIRSRCRPVPFRPWPAADVVASLVAEGVEERLARRAAALSGGNPGRARAYVQDPEWRAAADGVLEVLADGLGAGPVAATQWAERLKEWHGRGFAVLEWMELALRDAFAARTGGRLAWCDAAAAEAVAAAVPPHAHDAAREALAEARAALQANVNAVLTFEVLLVRLARAGRAAS
- a CDS encoding cyclic-di-AMP receptor, with amino-acid sequence MKMVVAVIQDKDAVKLMETLVAEGHRATKLASTGGFLREGNTTFLIGCADEEVESVLRVIREVCRAREQLVTPLSSAAGATDSYVPFPVEVTVGGATVFVLNVERFEKV
- a CDS encoding AbrB/MazE/SpoVT family DNA-binding domain-containing protein translates to MIKSTGIVRRVDDLGRVVIPIELRRTLDIGDKDSLEIYVDGDKIILRKYEPACVFCGSAQNVQVFRNKNICQDCIDQLARSARLSSAV
- the rsmI gene encoding 16S rRNA (cytidine(1402)-2'-O)-methyltransferase, giving the protein MVNGRLVLVATPIGHLGDMTIRALETLRSADAIYAEDTRHTLKLLRHYDIRVPLFSCHEHNERSRADEVVERVRSGETVALVSDAGTPAVSDPGQRIVEAVAGAGLPVTICPGPSAVLAALALSGFPPVPFAFLGFPPRKAAERRALLRDWRPRGATLVLFESPLRLAALLRDIAEVFGGGHAVAVARELTKIHEEIMRGTAAELHARCQAEPVRGECTVVVAPAPAEEAPGEAGDAWRAELARMLQQGVPPAKAAAAVAKAHGLKRSDVYRHALSSRDSPEER